One stretch of Sebastes umbrosus isolate fSebUmb1 chromosome 5, fSebUmb1.pri, whole genome shotgun sequence DNA includes these proteins:
- the LOC119488280 gene encoding duodenase-1-like, whose translation MFLHCELLILILVLTLHGQVHTGEIIGGQEAVPHSRPYMVLLEVRTDGKLKHCGGFLLNEDFVMTAAHCGANHSSYKALLGVHDVHNRADIQTISVEKKYPHEDFIGVKNDIMLLKLSSKANFSKDVKPIALADQGDDFLPTNCTVSGWGRSVQNSIYMTNVLMEVNVTLVDSEQCAQDNVYCSEGETGPRKGDSGGPLVCGDGKAYGLVCALNPDPDAPKKYIYTKIPDYRSWIDSIMKP comes from the exons ATGTTTCTCCACTGTGAGCTGCTAATACTGATACTTGTGCTGACTCTTCATGGTCAAG TTCATACAGGGGAAATCATTGGAGGTCAGGAGGCTGTGCCACATAGCCGTCCTTACATGGTGCTTTTGGAGGTGCGCACAGATGGTAAATTGAAACACTGCGGTGGCTTCCTTCTGAACGAGGATTTTGTGATGACTGCAGCCCACTGCGGAGCCAA TCATTCCAGTTACAAGGCCTTACTGGGAGTTCACGATGTCCATAACAGAGCTGATATACAGACTatatctgtggaaaaaaaatatccacatGAAGACTTCATTGGAGTTAAAAATGACATAATGCTTCtcaag TTGAGCTCCAAGGCAAACTTCAGCAAAGATGTGAAACCCATTGCTCTCGCAGACCAAGGTGATGACTTTCTGCCGACAAACTGTACAGTCTCCGGCTGGGGAAGATCAGTCCAGAACTCAATATATATGACTAATGTACTCATGGAAGTCAACGTAACATTAGTTGACAGTGAGCAGTGTGCTCAGGACAACGTGTACTGCTCTGAGGGAGAGACTGGACCGCGTAAG GGAGACTCTGGTGGTCCACTGGTCTGTGGAGATGGAAAGGCGTACGGATTGGTGTGCGCACTCAATCCAGACCCAGATGCCCCGAAGAAATATATTTATACTAAGATTCCTGACTACAGAAGCTGGATCGATTCGATTATGAAGCCTTAG